The following proteins are co-located in the Aquarana catesbeiana isolate 2022-GZ linkage group LG02, ASM4218655v1, whole genome shotgun sequence genome:
- the LOC141126614 gene encoding E3 ubiquitin-protein ligase TRIM39-like, translating to MASADLRRELDCSVCLNIYTDPVILTCGHNFCRVCIDRVLDTQGKSGGYSCPECRTEFQERPALYRNITLCNIVENFLSTQPGEEKSEVFCTHCVDSPVPAVKSCLLCEASLCDKHLRVHSKSPEHVLCDPTTSLESRKCSVHKKILEYYCSVDDTCICLACRLDGAHHGHQVKMLAAASEIKKDKLKTVHQKLKTKQKEVVIRIQRLQEHQRKVMHKADAEKSKIAVLLGNLRRRLEDLEYKVLADISRQAEKISISMSNMTRELEIKKEKLSRKMGDIEELCNMTDPLIVLQKSETGDLCDTEDGDDEDRERYDNLRDLDMGGISHTLHTGLSDIMSGINKRMEEAGDKFLDESTAGDKLQISEDGKTVTALPTPFRNLPETPKRCKFSQVMSSQSFSSGRHVWEVEVRGSDKWDLGMCYPSVKRTWNPEICYKVNHPDLVPYQNKYWSVRNYIGFCRLEDKSTYQQIKCSDPRSKIIRMYLDYEAGKISIYDPTVPVRHLHTFTATFTEPLHVVIGVWDDYGYLKICGGRVIKDHK from the coding sequence atggcgtctgctgatctgaggaGGGAGCTGGactgttccgtctgtctgaacatttatactgaTCCAGTAATCCTGACCTGTGGACATAACTTCTGcagggtctgtattgatcgtgtgttggatacacaggGGAAGTCTGGAgggtattcctgtcctgaatgcagaacAGAGTTCCAGGAACGTCCCGCACTGTACAGAAACATAACTCTGTGCAACATTGTGGAGAACTTCCTGTCTACTCAGCCAGGCGAGGAGAAGTCTGAGGTCTTCTGTACtcactgtgtggactctcctgtacctgctgtgaagtcctgtctgctctgtgaagcttctctgtgtgataaacacctgagagtccacagcaagtcaccagaacacgtcttatgtgaccccaccacttctctggagagcaggaaatgctccgtccataagaagatcctggagtattactgcagtGTGGATGACACCTGTATCTGTCTGGCCTGCAGGTTGGATGGAGCTCACCATGGGCACCAGGTGAAGATGTTGGCTGCAGCTTCTGAAATTAAGAAGGACAAGCTGAAAACTGTCCACCAAAAACTGAAGACAAAACAAAAAGAGGTGGTAATAAGAATTCAACGTCTTCAGGAACACCAGAGGAAAGTGATGCACAAAGCAGATGCGGAGAAATCAAAGATTGCCGTCCTGCTTGGAaacctcaggagacgtctggaagacctggaatATAAAGTTCTGGCAGACATCTCCAGGCAGGCAGAGAAGATCTCCATCTCCATGTCAAATATGACCCGGGAGCTGGAGATAAAGAAGGAGAAGTTGTCCAGGAAGATGGGTGACATTGAGGAGCTTTGCAATATGACGGATCCACTGATTGTCCTACAGaaatcagagactggggacttgtgtgatactgaggatggagatgatgaggacagagagagatatGATAACCTCAGGGATCTGGACATGGGTGGGATCTCACACACATTGCACACAGGATTGTCTGATATCATGTCTGGGATAAATAAAAGGATGGAGGAAGCTGGAGACAAGTTTCTGGATGAAAGCACAGCTGGTGATAAGTTACAAATCTCAGAAGACGGGAAAACTGTGACCGCCCTTCCAACACCATTCAGGAATCTTCCAGAAACACCAAAGAGGTGTAAATTTTCTCAGGTAatgagcagtcagagtttctcctcagggcgGCATGTCTGGGAGGTGGAGGTTCGGGGATCAGATAAATGGGATcttgggatgtgttaccccagtgtAAAAAGAACCTGGAATCCTGAAATATGTTACAAAGTGAACCACCCTGACCTAGTGCCATACCAGAACAAATACTGGAGTGTACGAAATTACATTGGTTTTTGTAGATTAGAAGACAAGAGTACATATCAACAAATCAAATGTAGCGATCCTCGCAGTAAGATAATCAGGATGTATCTGGATTACGAGGCCGGGAAGATCTCCATTTATGATCCGACTGTCCCCGtcagacacctccacaccttcaccgccaccttcactgagcccctccatgttgTGATCGGTGTGTGGGATGATTATGGTTATTTAAAGATATGTGGGGGGAGGGTCATAAAGGATCATAAATGA